Proteins encoded within one genomic window of bacterium:
- a CDS encoding methionine synthase, which yields MSNEERSLIDAIVGMREVEAVELATAQLDAGGQPLDILRKCKEAMDIVGRNFEEGEFFIPELVMAGEILSQITAVVKPRISGDAVISGEPLGKVVLGTVHGDIHDIGKNIVGFMLDVNEFEVCDLGVDVPPDRFIEAIQSESPDVVALSGFLTLSFDSMKNTIDEIEKAGQRDAVKIMIGGGQVDETILRYTGADSFGANAMNAVTLCRQWTAESNT from the coding sequence TTGAGCAATGAAGAGCGGAGCCTGATCGATGCCATCGTCGGAATGCGCGAGGTCGAAGCCGTCGAACTGGCGACCGCTCAACTCGACGCGGGTGGCCAACCACTCGACATCTTGCGCAAGTGCAAGGAAGCGATGGACATCGTCGGCCGGAATTTCGAAGAAGGCGAATTCTTCATTCCGGAACTGGTGATGGCCGGAGAGATCCTGAGTCAGATTACCGCCGTGGTAAAGCCACGCATCTCGGGAGATGCAGTGATCTCGGGTGAACCACTGGGAAAGGTCGTACTCGGCACGGTGCACGGGGACATCCACGACATCGGCAAGAACATCGTCGGCTTCATGCTCGACGTAAACGAATTCGAAGTCTGCGACCTGGGCGTGGACGTGCCGCCGGATCGCTTCATCGAGGCCATCCAGAGCGAATCCCCCGACGTCGTGGCGCTGAGCGGATTTTTGACTCTGTCATTCGACTCGATGAAGAACACCATCGATGAGATCGAAAAGGCGGGGCAGCGCGACGCCGTCAAGATCATGATCGGCGGGGGCCAGGTCGACGAGACGATCCTGCGCTACACGGGTGCGGATTCTTTCGGTGCGAATGCGATGAACGCCGTCACGCTGTGTCGACAGTGGACGGCGGAGTCGAACACATGA
- a CDS encoding 6-bladed beta-propeller: MAGALLRGHFLSRVIAPLCAGFLFGCATPSAEREPAVGVPEIVWPSGPETARIRFAAQIRTPADLGIHPSALRRFWDWLSGAIEPRMVRPHGVAVDGRGRLWVADPGAGLVHIFDTARQRYRALNTEESDRLISPIAVTHDADGVAYVTDSARARIRRYDRNGETLGDWTADGALVRPTGIAFDVHNQILWVVDTARHLLVALDTEGKVVTSFGGRGSQPGEFNFPTHLAIDSKSRLLVTDTLNFRVQILSPEGQPLTVLGELGDTPGSFSKPKGVAVDRDGHVYVVDSLFDNVQIFDRTGPVLLGFGASGAGPGQFWLPAGLCVSNGNRIYVADAYNRRVQVFEYLGQ, from the coding sequence ATGGCCGGGGCATTGCTTCGCGGGCACTTTTTGTCGAGAGTCATCGCGCCTTTGTGCGCGGGATTTCTGTTTGGCTGCGCGACGCCGTCGGCCGAGCGCGAACCCGCGGTCGGTGTGCCCGAGATTGTCTGGCCTTCGGGTCCCGAGACGGCTCGGATCCGCTTCGCGGCACAGATCCGCACGCCCGCCGACCTGGGCATCCATCCGAGTGCACTGCGCCGCTTCTGGGACTGGTTGTCGGGCGCAATCGAACCTCGCATGGTCCGGCCGCACGGCGTGGCAGTAGATGGACGCGGGCGGTTGTGGGTTGCCGACCCGGGTGCGGGCCTGGTGCACATTTTCGATACGGCACGGCAGCGCTATCGCGCGTTGAATACGGAAGAGTCAGATCGTCTCATCTCACCGATCGCCGTCACTCATGATGCCGACGGCGTCGCCTACGTGACCGACTCGGCGCGGGCGCGGATCCGTCGCTACGACCGCAACGGAGAAACTCTGGGGGACTGGACCGCCGACGGCGCGCTCGTGCGTCCGACCGGAATTGCGTTCGACGTCCATAACCAAATACTTTGGGTCGTAGATACGGCGAGGCACCTGCTCGTTGCCCTGGACACCGAAGGAAAGGTGGTCACATCATTCGGTGGCCGTGGCAGCCAGCCTGGTGAGTTCAATTTCCCCACGCACCTGGCAATCGATTCGAAAAGCCGTCTGCTCGTGACCGATACGCTGAACTTCCGCGTGCAGATTCTTTCTCCAGAAGGACAGCCACTCACTGTGCTCGGCGAACTCGGGGATACGCCCGGGAGCTTCTCCAAGCCCAAAGGTGTCGCAGTCGATCGGGACGGTCACGTCTACGTCGTGGATTCCTTGTTCGACAACGTGCAGATCTTCGACCGAACCGGCCCTGTGCTATTGGGCTTCGGTGCTTCGGGCGCTGGCCCAGGGCAATTCTGGCTTCCGGCCGGTCTTTGCGTTTCCAACGGTAATCGCATCTACGTCGCCGACGCGTACAACCGACGGGTACAAGTCTTTGAATACCTCGGCCAGTAG
- a CDS encoding efflux RND transporter periplasmic adaptor subunit codes for MSTPDCGLLSGIWTRLGFLTVLVVAALPAGAEPDRTVLVAVRELTRAKQTITLPVKVGILEAAASLPLSFEVAGRVARILGEGVQVNEGDKIAQLDTELEVAEVERAQLRLADAQRDFARLRGLRKAQATSASTLESAATAAKLRRTELDLVQERLDRRHLEARFAGIIADVRVDPGEVVVPGKVVARLLNFDLLKIEVGVPGHQIGDVMPGARVEISVPSLRDSGFSGLVHAIAPAAAEGSVLFAVEILIPNPEGHLKPGMSARARIVSREVEDALSIPLETSVARSGQRVVFFVQDGRAREKTVEEAWLHGDRLVLTGATPSDALVVRGQHDLDDDVAVHIDDSVLRGTGPDSRIARPVVMGP; via the coding sequence GTGTCGACGCCGGATTGCGGACTGCTTTCGGGAATCTGGACCCGCCTCGGTTTTCTGACCGTTCTGGTGGTCGCTGCACTTCCAGCCGGAGCTGAACCTGATCGCACGGTTCTGGTAGCCGTTCGGGAACTCACCCGCGCGAAGCAGACGATCACGCTTCCGGTGAAAGTCGGGATCCTCGAAGCGGCAGCAAGCCTCCCGCTCAGCTTCGAAGTCGCCGGACGCGTTGCGCGCATCCTGGGCGAGGGCGTGCAAGTGAATGAGGGCGACAAGATCGCCCAGCTCGACACCGAACTCGAGGTAGCCGAGGTCGAACGTGCACAGCTCCGGCTTGCCGATGCACAGCGCGACTTCGCACGCCTGCGTGGATTGCGCAAAGCTCAGGCGACTAGCGCCAGCACGCTGGAATCCGCGGCCACTGCGGCAAAGCTTCGCCGGACGGAACTCGACCTGGTTCAGGAAAGGCTCGATCGTCGGCACCTCGAAGCGCGTTTCGCGGGCATCATCGCCGATGTGCGCGTAGATCCAGGTGAGGTCGTGGTTCCTGGCAAAGTGGTTGCCCGACTCCTGAACTTCGATCTGCTGAAGATCGAAGTCGGTGTGCCTGGACATCAGATCGGCGACGTCATGCCCGGAGCCCGTGTCGAGATCAGCGTCCCGTCGCTTCGCGATTCCGGCTTCAGCGGCCTCGTGCACGCCATCGCACCCGCAGCAGCCGAAGGCAGCGTGCTTTTCGCTGTGGAGATCCTGATCCCCAATCCCGAGGGGCATCTCAAACCCGGCATGAGCGCACGTGCACGCATCGTATCTCGTGAGGTAGAAGATGCGTTGTCGATTCCGCTCGAAACTTCAGTCGCGCGCTCGGGACAGCGGGTAGTGTTCTTCGTGCAGGATGGTCGCGCGAGAGAGAAAACCGTCGAGGAGGCCTGGCTGCATGGCGACCGACTGGTACTCACCGGCGCCACCCCTAGCGATGCACTCGTCGTTCGGGGACAACACGATCTCGACGATGATGTCGCCGTTCACATCGACGATTCCGTTTTACGGGGTACGGGCCCAGATTCGCGGATCGCACGGCCCGTGGTAATGGGCCCTTGA
- a CDS encoding ferritin-like domain-containing protein has protein sequence MSLESIVTTLKTHWKFDYETNVNALRDLYEKAKKEQWNAAVDIPWDLEINKEGVGDILDPSGERFPRYDFVKALSNEAREQFAARRSAWTLSQFLHGEQGALLCCGQLVEAVPDIDGKLYAATQVVDEARHVEVFHRYITRLDQVYTIEPSLHAVLNAILEADLWQMKCVGMQVITESLAMGTFKSMKENTRDDLLRNVVELTAQDEARHVSYGLIYMKEELPRMSDPDRERVEDFALGAVRMLTTGGGGAADSKGGGILSSRQAVYTEVGIDYDAAMQEIGEKANDPEFANTGPRMFDDHVVPQLQRVGLVTDRVAPGYRELGFDV, from the coding sequence ATGTCACTCGAATCCATCGTCACAACTCTCAAGACACACTGGAAGTTCGACTACGAAACCAATGTAAATGCTCTTCGCGACCTCTACGAGAAGGCGAAGAAGGAACAGTGGAACGCGGCGGTGGACATCCCGTGGGATCTCGAGATCAACAAGGAGGGAGTCGGGGACATCCTGGACCCGAGCGGGGAACGCTTCCCCCGCTACGACTTCGTCAAGGCGCTCTCGAACGAGGCGCGCGAGCAGTTTGCAGCGCGGCGCTCCGCCTGGACGCTTTCCCAGTTTCTGCACGGTGAGCAGGGTGCACTGCTCTGCTGCGGACAGCTCGTCGAGGCCGTCCCGGACATCGACGGAAAACTCTACGCCGCCACCCAGGTCGTCGACGAAGCTCGGCACGTCGAGGTGTTTCACCGCTACATCACGCGACTCGACCAGGTCTATACCATCGAACCTTCGCTACACGCAGTCCTCAACGCGATCCTCGAGGCCGATCTCTGGCAGATGAAGTGCGTGGGAATGCAGGTCATCACCGAGAGCCTGGCGATGGGCACATTCAAGTCGATGAAGGAAAACACACGCGACGATCTGCTGCGCAACGTGGTCGAACTGACCGCACAGGACGAGGCACGCCACGTCTCCTACGGTCTGATCTACATGAAGGAAGAACTCCCGCGCATGTCGGATCCCGATCGCGAGCGCGTGGAAGATTTTGCGTTGGGAGCGGTTCGCATGCTCACCACTGGTGGCGGAGGCGCGGCGGACTCCAAGGGTGGCGGCATCCTGTCGTCGCGGCAGGCGGTGTATACCGAGGTAGGCATCGACTACGACGCGGCGATGCAGGAGATCGGGGAAAAAGCCAACGATCCCGAGTTCGCCAATACCGGACCTCGAATGTTCGATGACCACGTGGTCCCGCAGCTCCAGCGAGTCGGTCTCGTGACCGATCGGGTCGCTCCCGGATACCGCGAACTGGGCTTCGACGTCTAG
- a CDS encoding efflux RND transporter permease subunit: MKIFQKTIGRPLPIYLAAVLVSLLGIWCLSELPVNRAPEVQIPFSVVYVPYVGASPEEVEAEITVDLDEQLGTLADLRHLTSIASDGVSTHILEFEDRADMKESLRSVRDETSLVESEFPDDADAPIVREISFDDLPIVFFTLHGGGDQYRLREIAEDLAPDLETVAGVSRVDVFGGLEREVWILADPPSLTQHGLTLQDLVAAIGRQSSGRPSGELRGRGSSHLIRTTGEFHSLEEIRSIVVLANGAGSLHLRDVARVEVGHVRRTSGAWLDGEPSVTLIVRRRPDVNTMETVEQLEAMITRVRSSLPPGIQIETHSDASDEIARMIRQLGTSGAIGLVLVVLVLFTVFGVRRALLVGSVLPISVLVTFVGLYLFDMEISNIALFSLILVLGLVVDGAIIVGEAIYAEAEAGATSVEAAKTGIGKVGMPVISADLTTVAAFLPMLLMVGVMGQFMSVMPKVVAFALIGSVFVDHLLLPAVAAQLRPSERTSRTRKFTWSPDFERIRPVYERALMRALRMRVSILATATIAFLGAGTLYITNVIDSIFLPASDQARFIVNYALPLGTPLAETDHVGQLIGEHLREMSEVKHWVLTTGDTGALSSEGRDGARVGPEYGKIDVELVPGSEREFDQSTLVAKLRRQLEVYAGVEIDLQELEGGPPVGAALAIRVKGESLEQVANAAERIERRLSSLPGATDVRMDYDRTRPEIRVDLDRARASARFGILPEQVSNALLTSFHGVDVGRMWMGDERVDLRLRAPDTTPHTMDQVGELPLRAADGRLVPLGEIARIWLDFGQNAIFRHNGRRTVTVRADAVEGFSTVLLETTAREALAAMTLPGDIALEFGGETEERDRSYTSLWQALKWGLLLIYIVIAVQFNSLRQPFIVLLGVPLSVVGVTLGLLITGTPFSFMVFIGIVSLTGIVVNDGIVMVDAINRKRRAGMILNDALRFASSERLRPVLLTTFTTIAGLLPLTLNLTSGGEFWVPLGVTIISGLLLASALTLFVVPVLYSLIESPRANLPAVGPKNRHPSAEVPELAVSAVRHSE, encoded by the coding sequence TTGAAGATCTTTCAGAAGACGATAGGGAGACCACTCCCGATCTACCTTGCAGCCGTGCTGGTCTCGCTGTTGGGAATCTGGTGCCTTTCAGAGCTGCCTGTCAATCGAGCACCTGAGGTGCAGATTCCGTTCTCGGTGGTCTACGTGCCCTATGTCGGAGCTTCGCCCGAGGAGGTCGAAGCGGAGATCACCGTCGATCTAGACGAACAGCTCGGAACACTCGCTGACCTACGCCATCTCACCTCGATCGCGAGCGATGGTGTATCGACGCACATCCTGGAGTTCGAGGATCGTGCCGACATGAAGGAGAGTCTGCGCTCCGTCCGCGATGAAACCAGTCTGGTGGAGTCGGAGTTTCCCGACGATGCTGACGCACCGATCGTGCGCGAGATCAGTTTCGATGATCTACCGATCGTGTTCTTCACGCTACACGGAGGTGGTGACCAGTACAGGCTTCGAGAGATTGCCGAGGACCTGGCGCCCGACCTGGAAACCGTTGCGGGAGTGAGCCGCGTTGACGTTTTCGGCGGGCTCGAGCGCGAGGTGTGGATCCTCGCTGATCCTCCCTCACTCACGCAGCATGGCCTGACCCTACAGGATCTGGTAGCCGCCATCGGCCGTCAGAGCAGTGGACGACCTTCGGGCGAACTACGAGGCCGCGGCTCGAGCCATTTGATCCGCACTACGGGCGAGTTCCACTCATTGGAAGAGATCCGCTCTATCGTCGTCCTGGCCAATGGTGCAGGAAGCCTGCATCTGCGGGACGTCGCGCGTGTAGAGGTGGGTCACGTAAGGCGGACGTCGGGAGCATGGCTCGATGGCGAACCCAGTGTGACCCTGATCGTGCGCAGACGGCCCGACGTGAACACCATGGAGACCGTCGAACAGCTCGAGGCCATGATCACACGAGTGCGCTCCTCTCTGCCACCCGGAATACAAATTGAAACGCACTCTGACGCATCAGATGAGATCGCTCGGATGATCCGTCAGCTTGGCACGAGTGGAGCGATCGGTCTGGTGCTCGTGGTGCTCGTGCTCTTCACGGTTTTCGGAGTGCGTCGCGCCTTGCTAGTGGGCAGCGTATTGCCAATTTCGGTTCTGGTCACGTTCGTGGGCTTGTACTTGTTTGACATGGAGATCAGCAATATCGCGCTGTTCTCGTTGATCCTGGTACTGGGGCTCGTAGTCGATGGGGCGATCATCGTGGGAGAAGCGATCTACGCCGAGGCGGAGGCAGGTGCGACGTCGGTCGAGGCTGCCAAGACGGGAATTGGAAAAGTCGGCATGCCCGTGATCTCAGCGGACCTTACGACCGTGGCCGCATTCCTGCCGATGCTGCTGATGGTCGGAGTCATGGGCCAGTTCATGTCTGTAATGCCAAAGGTCGTAGCCTTTGCACTGATCGGCTCGGTTTTCGTCGACCATCTTCTGCTGCCGGCGGTAGCCGCTCAGCTTCGTCCTAGCGAACGCACGAGCCGCACGCGCAAGTTCACATGGTCACCCGACTTCGAACGGATCCGCCCTGTCTACGAGCGTGCCCTCATGCGTGCACTGCGGATGCGAGTATCGATTCTGGCCACCGCAACGATCGCCTTTCTGGGCGCAGGTACCCTGTACATCACGAATGTGATCGACTCGATCTTCTTGCCGGCCAGCGATCAGGCGCGTTTCATCGTCAACTATGCACTTCCGCTGGGTACCCCACTCGCCGAGACAGATCACGTCGGACAGTTGATCGGTGAACACCTACGCGAAATGTCCGAAGTGAAGCATTGGGTCCTGACCACGGGCGACACGGGCGCTCTTTCGTCTGAAGGACGAGATGGGGCCAGGGTTGGACCGGAGTACGGCAAGATCGACGTAGAACTCGTACCGGGATCGGAGCGTGAGTTTGACCAGAGTACGCTAGTGGCGAAGTTGCGCAGACAATTGGAAGTCTACGCAGGGGTAGAGATCGACCTCCAGGAACTCGAGGGAGGCCCGCCGGTTGGGGCCGCGCTCGCAATCCGCGTGAAAGGTGAATCGCTCGAGCAAGTAGCCAATGCCGCAGAGCGTATCGAGCGGCGCCTGAGCAGCCTTCCTGGAGCGACCGACGTGCGCATGGATTACGACCGCACACGGCCCGAGATTCGTGTGGACCTGGATCGGGCCCGCGCTTCCGCGCGCTTCGGTATCTTGCCTGAGCAAGTCTCGAATGCCCTGCTTACCTCCTTTCACGGCGTAGATGTCGGTCGTATGTGGATGGGCGACGAACGCGTCGACCTGCGCCTGCGTGCACCTGACACCACACCGCACACTATGGATCAGGTTGGTGAACTTCCTCTGCGCGCAGCAGATGGACGGCTCGTCCCGCTGGGCGAGATCGCGAGGATCTGGCTCGACTTCGGCCAGAACGCGATCTTCCGCCACAATGGCCGTCGCACGGTGACCGTGCGGGCCGACGCTGTCGAAGGATTCTCCACGGTCCTGTTGGAAACGACGGCGCGTGAGGCATTGGCAGCAATGACGCTACCCGGTGATATCGCTCTCGAGTTCGGTGGCGAAACTGAGGAACGCGACCGGTCCTACACGAGCTTGTGGCAGGCTCTGAAGTGGGGATTGCTTCTGATCTACATCGTGATCGCCGTACAGTTCAACTCGCTCCGGCAGCCTTTCATCGTACTGCTCGGTGTTCCGCTCTCGGTAGTAGGCGTGACTCTCGGACTTCTCATCACGGGCACACCGTTCAGCTTCATGGTCTTCATTGGCATCGTGTCGCTTACAGGCATTGTCGTAAACGACGGAATCGTCATGGTCGATGCCATCAATCGCAAGCGCAGAGCTGGGATGATCCTGAATGACGCTCTGCGCTTCGCTTCGTCGGAACGTCTGCGACCCGTGTTGCTCACGACCTTTACTACGATCGCCGGCCTGCTCCCGCTCACACTGAATCTGACTTCGGGTGGAGAGTTCTGGGTACCCCTCGGAGTCACGATCATCTCGGGATTGCTCCTGGCCTCGGCCCTCACCCTCTTCGTGGTCCCTGTGCTCTACTCCCTGATCGAAAGCCCGAGAGCAAACCTGCCTGCAGTCGGACCCAAGAACAGGCATCCGAGTGCGGAAGTGCCGGAACTGGCCGTTTCCGCGGTGCGTCACTCGGAGTAA
- a CDS encoding DUF4445 domain-containing protein, translating into MSEPESETSGFRVRFTPADREGHCKTDENLLDCARRHRVRIASSCGGQGRCAACVVQFVDGPVPEPSPADQQAFSARRLAEGWRRACLVDPIGDCTVWLPPRSTAAPMRTLVDGRETHVEPESVIERVTIELPPASLDDVRADDQRLLDALAIARPGGCEQIDLDAIREFPDEFRKNGGRLDAFVRRGELIATGPVGRPALGLAIDLGTTNISACLSDLESGETLASAGIENPQTRHGGDLISYAALVRSDKKGAQELQGLAVEALGELLARLCSLGAASSEQIVDAVVVGNTMMHHLLLGLPVEPLATAPFIPALSDAIDVRARDLGLVLAAGTRVHLLPNIAAFVGGDHVATLLATLPGLEARLCLAMDIGTNTEISLIEGDSITSLSCPSGPAFEGAHIACGMRAAVGAVERIRLLGDEVRVDTIEDAPPVGICGSGVLDAVAQLFLTGVMNERGRIQEGHPRVRNRGHRREFVLVRESDSGPEIVFTQEDVRAVQLAKAAIRAATDLLLKDTGHVERELEQVVVAGAFGNYIDLSSAQAIGMLPPLPFQRFAQVGNAAGDGARLALLSRQQRDAAAAIARRCRYLELAGNPAFQTSYIEHIGFSRPV; encoded by the coding sequence GTGAGCGAGCCTGAATCCGAAACCTCGGGGTTCCGCGTCCGCTTCACACCGGCCGATCGGGAAGGCCATTGCAAGACGGACGAGAACCTGCTCGATTGCGCACGCCGCCACCGCGTGCGCATCGCCAGTAGTTGTGGCGGACAGGGGCGTTGCGCCGCCTGCGTGGTGCAATTCGTCGATGGCCCGGTTCCGGAGCCTTCCCCCGCCGATCAGCAGGCGTTCTCGGCGCGCCGCCTCGCCGAAGGCTGGCGCCGCGCCTGTCTGGTCGACCCGATCGGGGACTGTACGGTCTGGCTCCCGCCGCGCTCTACCGCTGCGCCCATGCGTACGCTCGTGGACGGACGCGAGACTCACGTCGAACCCGAGTCGGTCATCGAGCGCGTCACAATCGAGCTTCCTCCAGCCTCGCTGGACGACGTACGCGCGGACGACCAGCGACTGCTCGACGCACTCGCAATCGCGCGACCCGGCGGGTGCGAGCAAATCGATCTGGATGCGATTCGCGAGTTTCCCGACGAGTTTCGCAAGAACGGCGGACGTCTGGACGCCTTCGTCCGTCGAGGTGAGCTGATCGCGACCGGTCCAGTGGGTCGACCCGCTCTGGGTCTCGCCATCGACCTGGGAACCACGAATATCTCGGCTTGCCTCTCGGACCTCGAGAGCGGAGAAACCCTGGCCTCTGCTGGAATCGAGAACCCTCAAACTCGCCACGGGGGCGATCTGATCAGCTACGCCGCCCTCGTGCGCAGCGACAAGAAGGGAGCGCAGGAACTTCAGGGACTCGCGGTCGAGGCCCTCGGTGAACTGCTCGCCAGGCTCTGTTCGCTCGGCGCGGCCTCGAGCGAGCAGATCGTCGACGCAGTCGTGGTCGGCAACACCATGATGCACCACCTGCTACTCGGTCTACCGGTCGAGCCTCTGGCCACGGCACCGTTCATACCGGCTCTCAGCGATGCGATCGACGTCAGGGCGCGCGACCTCGGTCTCGTTCTGGCCGCGGGCACTCGCGTCCACCTGCTTCCCAATATCGCGGCCTTTGTGGGCGGCGACCACGTGGCCACACTTCTGGCCACGCTTCCCGGGCTCGAAGCACGGCTTTGTCTGGCGATGGACATTGGAACCAATACGGAGATTTCGCTGATCGAGGGCGATTCCATCACGAGTCTGTCCTGTCCATCGGGTCCCGCTTTCGAAGGTGCCCATATCGCGTGTGGAATGCGCGCCGCAGTCGGCGCCGTCGAGCGGATTCGTTTGCTAGGCGACGAGGTGCGCGTCGATACGATCGAGGACGCGCCACCGGTGGGAATCTGCGGATCCGGCGTGCTCGACGCCGTCGCACAACTCTTCCTGACCGGCGTAATGAATGAACGGGGGCGAATTCAGGAAGGCCACCCGCGCGTGCGAAACCGCGGCCATCGAAGGGAGTTCGTGCTCGTGCGCGAGAGCGACTCGGGGCCCGAGATCGTCTTCACGCAGGAAGACGTGCGCGCAGTACAACTGGCGAAGGCGGCGATCCGAGCAGCGACGGACCTGCTCCTCAAAGACACCGGTCACGTCGAGCGCGAACTCGAGCAGGTGGTGGTCGCAGGAGCTTTTGGCAACTACATCGACCTGAGCAGCGCTCAGGCAATCGGAATGCTGCCACCCCTGCCCTTCCAGCGCTTCGCCCAGGTAGGAAACGCCGCCGGGGATGGCGCGCGACTGGCTCTTCTGTCGCGCCAACAACGCGATGCCGCGGCCGCCATCGCCCGTCGCTGCCGCTATCTGGAACTGGCCGGAAATCCCGCCTTCCAAACCAGCTACATCGAGCACATCGGCTTCAGCCGACCGGTCTGA